The genomic DNA GCTTCTGGAATGATGTGTTCGTCTTTTCCCAGGAGGCGGTAGGACTGCCGAAGGGGACGATCAAGGCAACGGTGCTGATCGAGACCATCACCGCTGCGTTTGAGATGGATGAAATCCTCTATGAACTGAAAGAGCACTCGGCTGGCCTGAACTGTGGCCGTTGGGATTATATCTTCAGCTATATCAAAAAATTCCGCACGAAGGGAGTCCTTCCCGATCGCTCCACCGTCACCATGACAGCACCGTTCATGCGGGCCTACTCACTGCTTACGATAAAGACCTGTCACCGGAGAGGGGCACCGGCGATAGGGGGAATGGCGGCGCAGATTCCCATTAAAGGCGACCCCGCAAAGAACGAGGAAGCTTTCCGGAAGGTACGACAGGATAAGGAACGGGAAGCAAGGGACGGACATGACGGCACATGGGTCGCTCATCCCGGGCTGGTACAGGTCGCAAAAGACGTGTTTGACGGGGAGATGCCCGGGGATAATCAGATTGCGGATAAACGTCTGACCGGTCTTCAGATCACAGCGGAGGATCTCCTCCAGCTGCCGGATGGAGGGATCACGGAAGAAGGAGTTCGCCTTAATATCAACGTGGGGATCCGCTATGTATCTGCCTGGCTGAAGGGGCAGGGGGCCGTACCGATTAACCACCTGATGGAGGATGCAGCAACCGCCGAGATATCCAGGGCGCAGCTATGGCAGTGGATCAGGCATCCGGATGGCGTCCTTGCAGATGGACGGAAGCTGACAATGGAACTCTATGAAGCCATCAAGCAGGAAGAGCTTACGAGAATCAAAGAAGAATTTGGCACCGCGTATGAAGAGAAACGCATCCCGGAAGCGGTGGAACTGTTCGATGAATTGATCAGGAATGACAGGTTCGAAGAGTTTTTGACGCTGAAAGGCTATGAGATTCTCTAAGGAAAACGGGAAGAACGAAATTCATATAACCATCCTAAGGGATGAAACAAAAAGGAGTGTTGGAAATGGTGAAGTCGATGAATGAGCGGGTAATGGAGCTTCAAGAAGGATGGGAGAGAGAAGAGCGGTGGAAAGGAGTCACGAGGCCCTACTCGGCTCAAGACGTGATCCGTTTGAAGGGGAGTATGGATATCGAGCATACGATCGCGAAGAAAGGGTCGGAGAAGCTTTGGAGGCTCCTTCATGAGGAATCCTATGTCCACGCCCTCGGGGCACTGACGGGCAATCAGGCTGTCCAGCAGGTGAGGGCGGGTCTGAAAGCCATTTATCTGAGCGGCTGGCAAGTGGCAGCAGATGCGAATCTATCAGGGCAGATGTATCCGGATCAAAGCCTCTACCCCGCCAATTCCGTTCCGTCGGTGGTCAAGCGGATCAACCAGGCCCTGCAGCGTGCCGATCAGATCCACTATGTAGAAGGAGATGAATCCATCGATTGGTTCGTACCGATTGTAGCGGATGCCGAAGCCGGATTCGGGGGGCAGCTGAACGTATTCGAACTGATGAAGGGCATGATCGAGTCGGGGGCTTCAGCCGTTCATTTCGAGGATCAGCTGTCATCTGAGAAGAAATGCGGCCATCTTGGCGGGAAGGTCCTTCTTCCGACCCAGACGTCTGTGAAGAATCTGATTTCTGCCAGGCTTGCCGCCGATGTATCAGGAGTCCCGACCATCATCATCGCGCGGACGGATGCCAATGCCGCCGATTTGATCACCAGTGATGTCGATCCGTATGATGCCCCGTTCATCACGGGTGAAAGGACGCCGGAAGGTTTCTTCAGGACCCGGTCGGGACTGGACCAGGCCATCAGCAGGGGACTCGCTTATGCCCCATTTGCCGATCTGATCTGGTGTGAAACGTCCGAACCGAACCTGGAAGAAGC from Rossellomorea marisflavi includes the following:
- the aceB gene encoding malate synthase A; amino-acid sequence: MDTKVDGMRIKGEESYKEILTDEALGFLEQLERRFGQRRKELLEARENRQKRFDEGESPDFLNETEHIRKLAWKVDELPEALKDRRVEITGPVDRKMMINALNSGAKCFMACLEDATSPTWQNVMEGQINLRDAVDGSIRYSQPGGKEYRLNGQGAVLIVRPRGMHLEEKHIELDGEPLSAGLVDFGLHLFHSGRKLAGTGRGPFFYLPKLESHQEARFWNDVFVFSQEAVGLPKGTIKATVLIETITAAFEMDEILYELKEHSAGLNCGRWDYIFSYIKKFRTKGVLPDRSTVTMTAPFMRAYSLLTIKTCHRRGAPAIGGMAAQIPIKGDPAKNEEAFRKVRQDKEREARDGHDGTWVAHPGLVQVAKDVFDGEMPGDNQIADKRLTGLQITAEDLLQLPDGGITEEGVRLNINVGIRYVSAWLKGQGAVPINHLMEDAATAEISRAQLWQWIRHPDGVLADGRKLTMELYEAIKQEELTRIKEEFGTAYEEKRIPEAVELFDELIRNDRFEEFLTLKGYEIL
- the aceA gene encoding isocitrate lyase — encoded protein: MKQKGVLEMVKSMNERVMELQEGWEREERWKGVTRPYSAQDVIRLKGSMDIEHTIAKKGSEKLWRLLHEESYVHALGALTGNQAVQQVRAGLKAIYLSGWQVAADANLSGQMYPDQSLYPANSVPSVVKRINQALQRADQIHYVEGDESIDWFVPIVADAEAGFGGQLNVFELMKGMIESGASAVHFEDQLSSEKKCGHLGGKVLLPTQTSVKNLISARLAADVSGVPTIIIARTDANAADLITSDVDPYDAPFITGERTPEGFFRTRSGLDQAISRGLAYAPFADLIWCETSEPNLEEARRFAEAIHEQYPGKLLAYNCSPSFNWKKKLDDETIAKFQRELGAMGYKFQFVTLAGFHALNHSMFELARGYRDRGMAAYSELQEAEFGSEVHGYSATRHQREVGTGYFDEVSMVITGGNSSTTALKGSTEAAQF